A portion of the Trachemys scripta elegans isolate TJP31775 chromosome 9, CAS_Tse_1.0, whole genome shotgun sequence genome contains these proteins:
- the NPPC gene encoding C-type natriuretic peptide, with protein MRISHFLACGLSLALLSIRLEARPAAQPQQKPPRSAPGHELAESLAAGPERGETAGGGRGSGSRLLRELRVDTKSRAAWARLLRDYPGTRRHKGVSKKGLSKGCFGLKLDRIGSMSGLGC; from the exons atgCGGATCTCACACTTTCTGGCTTGTGGActttccctggccctgctgtCCATCCGGCTGGAGGCGAGACCGGCGGCGCAGCCCCAGCAGAAG cccccccggaGCGCGCCGGGACACGAGctggcggagagcctggccgcggGCCCCGAGCGAGGGGAGACGGCGGGCGGCGGCCGGGGCTCGGGCTCGCGGCTGCTGCGGGAGCTGCGCGTGGACACCAAGTCCCGGGCCGCCTGGGCCCGGCTGCTGCGCGACTACCCCGGCACGCGGCGGCACAAGGGCGTCAGCAAGAAGGGCCTGTCCAAGGGCTGCTTCGGCCTGAAACTGGACCGGATCGGCTCCATGAGCGGCCTGGGCTGCTAG